A DNA window from Eptesicus fuscus isolate TK198812 chromosome 8, DD_ASM_mEF_20220401, whole genome shotgun sequence contains the following coding sequences:
- the RNF122 gene encoding RING finger protein 122 isoform X2 has translation MHPFQWCNGCFCGLGLVSTNKSCSMPPISFQDLPLNIYMVIFGTGIFVFMLSLIFCCYFISKLRNQAQSERYGYKEVVLKGDAKKSQLYGQTCAVCLEDFKGKDELGVLPCQHAFHRKCLVKWLEVRCVCPMCNKPIAGPSEATQSIGILLDELV, from the exons ATGCACCCATTCCAGTGGTGTAACG GGTGTTTCTGTGGCCTGGGACTGGTTAGTACTAACAAGTCCTGCTCAATGCCACCCATCAGTTTCCAAGACCTTCCTCTGAACATCTACATGGTCATCTTTGGTACAGGCATCTTTGTCTTCATGCTCAGCCTCATCTTCTGCTGTTACTTCATCAG CAAACTGCGGAACCAGGCGCAGAGCGAACGATACGGATATAAGGAG GTGGTGCTTAAAGGGGATGCCAAGAAGTCACAATTATATGGG CAGACCTGTGCAGTCTGTCTGGAAGACTTCAAGGGGAAGGATGAGCTAGGTGTGCTCCCGTGCCAACATGCTTTTCATCGGAA GTGTCTGGTGAAGTGGCTAGAAGTACGCTGCGTCTGCCCCATGTGTAACAAGCCCATCGCTGGCCCCTCCGAGGCCACTCAGAGCATCGGAATCCTATTGGATGAGCTGGTGTGA
- the RNF122 gene encoding RING finger protein 122 isoform X1: MHPFQWCNGSILTCSLSSYNLAATMTGCFCGLGLVSTNKSCSMPPISFQDLPLNIYMVIFGTGIFVFMLSLIFCCYFISKLRNQAQSERYGYKEVVLKGDAKKSQLYGQTCAVCLEDFKGKDELGVLPCQHAFHRKCLVKWLEVRCVCPMCNKPIAGPSEATQSIGILLDELV; the protein is encoded by the exons ATGCACCCATTCCAGTGGTGTAACG GCTCTATATTGACCTGCTCTCTTTCCAGCTATAACTTGGCTGCCACCATGACAG GGTGTTTCTGTGGCCTGGGACTGGTTAGTACTAACAAGTCCTGCTCAATGCCACCCATCAGTTTCCAAGACCTTCCTCTGAACATCTACATGGTCATCTTTGGTACAGGCATCTTTGTCTTCATGCTCAGCCTCATCTTCTGCTGTTACTTCATCAG CAAACTGCGGAACCAGGCGCAGAGCGAACGATACGGATATAAGGAG GTGGTGCTTAAAGGGGATGCCAAGAAGTCACAATTATATGGG CAGACCTGTGCAGTCTGTCTGGAAGACTTCAAGGGGAAGGATGAGCTAGGTGTGCTCCCGTGCCAACATGCTTTTCATCGGAA GTGTCTGGTGAAGTGGCTAGAAGTACGCTGCGTCTGCCCCATGTGTAACAAGCCCATCGCTGGCCCCTCCGAGGCCACTCAGAGCATCGGAATCCTATTGGATGAGCTGGTGTGA